The Arthrobacter sp. Marseille-P9274 DNA segment CTCTGGACAGGCTGCAGAACTTCAGCTCCACGGACCTGATCGACCTTGGGCGGATTGCCAGCGTGCTCGGCATCCAGCCCGGGACGGACTCCCTCGAAGCCGTCGTGCAGCCGCGGGGCTACCGGCTGCTCTCCGCGGTAAAGTCCGTTCCGCGCGCCGTCGCGGACCGCCTGGTGGACCACTTCGGCGGCCTGCAAAACCTCATGGCGGCCAACATCGATGATCTGATGGCCGTGGACGGCATCGGCGAACAGCGCGCAAGGCTGATCCGCGAGGGCCTCTCCCGAATCGCCGAAACCAGCCTGCTCGACCGCTTCATGTAGCCGGGCTACCGCAGGTCGAAGATGACCTTTTCGCTCTTGTGCGAGCCCAGCCTGGTCGTCAGCACATAGGTCCCCGGCTGCGGGTTGGCGTTCACCGCGGTACACCCCGGAGCGCTGCGCTGCCGCTCCCAGGTGAACTGCGCCCGCTCGCTCTCCCCCGGAGCAATGGTCCGCATCAGCTCCCCGGTCTCCACCGCGCAGTCCTTCGAAGAAAATATGCGGTCCTCGCCGCTGGTGACGATGAATTCCATGGCTTCGGTACCGACGTCAATTTCGCAGTCCGACTCCCCGGTGTTCTCCACTTCCAGGATCAACGTCGGGTTCTCGCCCGCGGCATAAGAGGGTGCGTCCGTGGCGGCGGAGACGGAAATATCGGATTCGTCGCAGGCCCCCGTCGCAGCCGGCTTCGGGGACGGCGCTACGGACGGGAACGCGGACGATGCCACGGGCACCGGCGCCTGGCCCTCGGCCTTCGGCTTGTCCTGGCCGAAGACGCTGGCGATCCACCAGCCGGCCAGCACCAGCATCACCACGAGCACAAGTACCAGCACCAGGGCGGCCAGACGGCGGCGCCGGTAAACGGCCGGACTCGGCCTGCGCCCGTTCGGCGGTACGGACCTGGAAGCCCCGCCCCGCGCTGCTCCGGTACCATTTGCCGCCATGCTTTAAGGCTAGAGACAGTTGGCCTCGAGGTGCGGCAGCACCACGCCGGGAACAGTACAGTATTTGTGGTCGTAGACAAGGAGCCCCGATGCCAACCCCAACCGCCGCCCGAGCGGCTGCCGCAGCGCCCCATGCCGACGGCTGGCCGCTGCATGGAGCGATCGGGAGATGGTTCGACGAGAACGCGCGCACGCTGCCGTGGCGCGACCCGGGCTGCAGTGCCTGGGGCATCATGGTCAGCGAGTTCATGCTTCAGCAGACGCCCGTTGTGCGCGTGCTGCCGGTGTGGGAGGAATGGCTGCGGCGCTGGCCGGAACCGGCCGCGCTGGCGGCGGAGCCCAGCGGCGAGGCCCTGCGCGCCTGGGGCCGCCTCGGCTACCCGCGACGGGCGCTGCGGCTGCACGCGGCGGCGACGGCCATCGTCGAGCGGCACGGCGGCGAGGTGCCTGCCGACAGGGAGGAGCTGCTGGCCCTGCCCGGCGTCGGCACCTACACGGCGGCTGCCATCGCGTCGTTCGCTTTCGAACTGCCGGAAACCGTGGTGGACACCAACATCCGGCGCGTCCACGCGCGGGCCGTCACCGGCAACGCCCTGCCCTCTCCCGCCCTCACCGCTGCGGAGTTCAAGCTGGCCGAGGCGCTGATGCCAGAACAGGACGCCAAGCGCTGGAACGCCGGCGTGATGGAACTCGGCGCCCTGGTCTGCACCGCCCGCTCGCCCCGCTGCGGAGAGTGCCCGCTGCTTGACCGCTGCGCGTGGATCGCCGCAGGGAGGCCGGAACCGCACTACGTGCCGAAGGGACAGGCCTGGGCCGGCACCGACCGCCAGGTCCGCGGCGCGATGATGGCCGTGCTGCGCATGGCCGACGGTCCCGTGCCCCGCGACGTGCTGCTGGGCGCGGTGGACCTGGTGCACAGCGGGGCGGAGCACGCCGTCGAACTGGGCAAACTGCTGGCCCTCGGTGCCAGCGACGAGCAGCTCGTGCGCTCCCTCGACGGCCTGCTGGCGGACGGACTGGCCGAAGCAGTACCGGCCGGTGTTCGCCTCCCGGGGTGAGCCTTGGCTTCGGCGCCGGCCGCCCCTACGCTGCACGTATGGGGCTCAAGTATCCGGCCATACTAACGACGGCGGTGCCCGCCTTGCTGGTGGCCGTCACCGCGTGCGGTGCTTCGCTGGGATCAGGCGGGCACGCCTGTACCGAGATCGGCGCCGCGCCCGGCGTTTCGCTCACCGTCGCCCGGGATTTCGCCGCGGAGGTCAAGGCAGCGAAACTCGAAGTCTGCTGGGAAGGCACCTGCCGGCGGTCCGCCGTCGACCTTTACCCCGGCAAGGACAGCGTGGACCTGGGCTGCGACGCTAAGACGCCGGCGGGCAGCTGTTCGGCAGCCTCGACGCCGAATGGCACGCTAACCGGATTTGTCCCCGTCCCGCGGTTGCCCGAGGGCCCGGTCCGAGCCGCCGCCACGATCACCCACCAGGACGGCACCGAAACCGAAACCGAACCGCTGGATGCGGTAACCCGAATGACCTATCCCAACGGCGAGCAGTGCCCCGGCGCCGCGACTCAGCTCGGCCTGACGCTGGACCGCGGCGGCCTGCACCCCTCCTGACTCCGGGCCCGCGCCCTTCTGCACTCGCCCGGCCGCGGGTTTCGCTCGGCGCCAGCCTGGCCTTGACCCCTGCCGAACCCCGTCCTGCCTCGTGCCTTCCCGCCGGACTCGCTGCCGCCTACCTCAGGCTGCGGATCATCCGGGTGTTGCCCAAGGTGTTCGGCTTGACCCGTGCCAGGTCCAGGAACTCGGCTACACCCTCGTCATGCGACCGCAGCAGCTCCGAATAGACCTCCGGATCCACCGCCGACTGATCGGCCATCACCTCGAACCCGTGCCGTTTGAAGAAGTCCACCTCGAAGGTCAGGCAGAAAACCCGGCTCACGCCCAAAGCCTCGGCCTGCGTCAGCAGCACATCCAGCAGCGCTCGGCCGACCCCCTGGCCGCGCCAGGCGGACGACGAGGCCAACGTGCGGACCTCGGCGATGTCTTCCCACATGACGTGCAGGGCACCGCAGCCGATCAGGGTGCCGTCCCGGTCTTCGGCGACCTTGAACTCCTGGATGCTTTCGAAGTACGCCACCGCTTCCTTCTCCAGCAGCACCCGTTGGTCCGCCAGCGGCTTGACCAGGCGCCTGATGTCGGCGACGTCGGTGGTGCGTGCCGGGCGGATCGTGAAGGCTGAGGTCATGGGTTCCAGTCTAGAGGCCCAGCTCCTCCGGCAGCTCGGCCTCGCCATCCAGGACGTGGCGCGCCAGGAACTCCTGCACCACTTGGTACCAGACCTTGACGTGCTGCGGCTTGAGCACCCAGTGGTTCTCGTCCGGGAAATACAGGAACCGATGGTCCGTCGTGCCGTCCTCGCGCTGCGGCAGGGCCGACTTCGAGAGCAGCTCATACCAGAGGCGCAGCCCCTCCCCGATCGGCACCCGGTAATCCTTGTCCCCGTGGATCACCAGCATCGGCGTGGAAATCTTCCCCACGTGCAGGTGCGGGGAATTCTCCAGCGCCATCTCCGGCGTCATCTCCTTCTCCCAGTAGAACGAGGCGTCGGTCGTGGGGCCGAACTGGTCCAGCGCCCAGAGGCTGGCGTGCGTGACTATCGCCCTGAACCGGTCGGTGTGCCCGGCGACCCAGTTCGCCATGTACCCGCCGAAGGATCCGCCCAATGCGGCCGTGCGTTCCCGGTCGATGTCCGGGCGTCCCACCGCCGCGTCCGTGAGCGACATGAGGTCCGTAAAGGGCGCCTTCCCCCACTGGCCCCAGCCACGCCGAACAAAGTCCTTCCCGTAGCCGGTCGAGAGCGCCGGGTCCGGAAGCAGCACCGCATAGCCCTGGGCCGCCATCAGCCACGGGCACCAACGCCACGACCACGCGTTCCACGAATGCAGAGGGCCGCCGTGGATCCACAGCAGCAGCGGGGCCGGATTTTCCTTCGACGCGCCCTCGGGCAGCACCAGCCAGCCCCGGACCCGCACGGACGAGCCGCCCTCCGTCGTCGTTGTTTCAATCTCCTCGAGCCGGCCGGGCAGCTGCGGGCGAAGGGCCGGACCGGGAAGCACCGCGGTCTCGCCGGTGGCCAGCTCGATCCGCACCGGTTCCGGCGGGAAGAGGTAGCTGCTGCGCAGGGCGTATGCATAGCGGCCGTCGGGGCTGACGACGACGTCCGTATAAGCGGCCGCGTCCGCAGTCACCCGGCGCACGCTACCGGTGCTCGCGTCGATCAGGAACACCGGCCGGGCGCCGTCCTCGTCCGCGGTCGCCAGCAGGGCCGAGCCATCCGGCAGCCACTGTGCGGGCTCGGGCCAGCGGTCCCAGTCAGCCGCCAGCGGAAGCAGATCCCCGCCCTCGAGCGGGAGCAGGCCAAGCGTGGTGTCCGGAATAGTCTGCGGGCCGGAGACCTTCTCGCAAACAACGACGACAACGCGCCCGTCCGGGCTGACCGGTCCGGGCCGGTAGTCAACTTCCTCCGAGGACAGCAGCACACGGACTCCGCCACCGGCGGTGTCGACTGCGGCGAGCACCTCCCGCATGTCGCCCTTGGCAAGAGGCTCCCGCCAACTGGTGAGCAGCGTGCGCCCGTCGGGGCTCAGCGAGGCACTGGATTCAACGAGGTGGGATCCCGCACCCGGTGTGATGCCGCGCAGCGAATAATCGCCCTCGGCCTCCTCGGTCGTCGGCAGGACCGACTCGATGGCGTGCTGCTCCAGCACGAACTGACTCGGACAGCCCGGACCCAAGTCGTGGTCCCAGAACCGCACAGGGTAGCCGCTGTGCAGAATGGCAGAAATCTGCTTGTCTTTGCGCAGCTGGCGGAGCCGCGCGTCGTCCTCTTCGTCTGCCGCGCCGGGCAGGACATCGGCATTGACCACGGCGACGTCCGCCGAACCGGCTGTCAGGACCGAGTTGATTCCCCCCGGGCGCGACAGGAGTTGCCGCGCCTCGCCCCCTCCTGCCGGAAGCTTCCAGAGCGCGGCCAATGGCTCATCAGCTTCGGTTTCAGGGGCGGGCCGGGCAGAAGTGAAGAGCAAGTCGCCGCTGGGCAGAAAGACAGGGTTGGCTTCCCCCTTCGCGCTGCGGGTGATTCTGCGGGCCGGCCTGCTCCCGGCGGGATCAACCTCCCAGAGCGCCGTGGTGTCTTCGGTCGACTTGCCATTGAGCACGCTGACCGCCGTGATCAGGCGGCTGCCGTCCGGGCTCAGGGCCAGGGAACCTAGCCGGGGCAGCGCGATGTAGTGGTCCAGGTCGTGAAAAGAGGTCTCGGGCCGTGTCGCCGCCGCCTCGGCCGGAACGCCCGCCGC contains these protein-coding regions:
- a CDS encoding prolyl oligopeptidase family serine peptidase codes for the protein MTSETTLSDQDGEADAAGVPAEAAATRPETSFHDLDHYIALPRLGSLALSPDGSRLITAVSVLNGKSTEDTTALWEVDPAGSRPARRITRSAKGEANPVFLPSGDLLFTSARPAPETEADEPLAALWKLPAGGGEARQLLSRPGGINSVLTAGSADVAVVNADVLPGAADEEDDARLRQLRKDKQISAILHSGYPVRFWDHDLGPGCPSQFVLEQHAIESVLPTTEEAEGDYSLRGITPGAGSHLVESSASLSPDGRTLLTSWREPLAKGDMREVLAAVDTAGGGVRVLLSSEEVDYRPGPVSPDGRVVVVVCEKVSGPQTIPDTTLGLLPLEGGDLLPLAADWDRWPEPAQWLPDGSALLATADEDGARPVFLIDASTGSVRRVTADAAAYTDVVVSPDGRYAYALRSSYLFPPEPVRIELATGETAVLPGPALRPQLPGRLEEIETTTTEGGSSVRVRGWLVLPEGASKENPAPLLLWIHGGPLHSWNAWSWRWCPWLMAAQGYAVLLPDPALSTGYGKDFVRRGWGQWGKAPFTDLMSLTDAAVGRPDIDRERTAALGGSFGGYMANWVAGHTDRFRAIVTHASLWALDQFGPTTDASFYWEKEMTPEMALENSPHLHVGKISTPMLVIHGDKDYRVPIGEGLRLWYELLSKSALPQREDGTTDHRFLYFPDENHWVLKPQHVKVWYQVVQEFLARHVLDGEAELPEELGL
- a CDS encoding amino-acid N-acetyltransferase, yielding MTSAFTIRPARTTDVADIRRLVKPLADQRVLLEKEAVAYFESIQEFKVAEDRDGTLIGCGALHVMWEDIAEVRTLASSSAWRGQGVGRALLDVLLTQAEALGVSRVFCLTFEVDFFKRHGFEVMADQSAVDPEVYSELLRSHDEGVAEFLDLARVKPNTLGNTRMIRSLR
- a CDS encoding A/G-specific adenine glycosylase gives rise to the protein MPTPTAARAAAAAPHADGWPLHGAIGRWFDENARTLPWRDPGCSAWGIMVSEFMLQQTPVVRVLPVWEEWLRRWPEPAALAAEPSGEALRAWGRLGYPRRALRLHAAATAIVERHGGEVPADREELLALPGVGTYTAAAIASFAFELPETVVDTNIRRVHARAVTGNALPSPALTAAEFKLAEALMPEQDAKRWNAGVMELGALVCTARSPRCGECPLLDRCAWIAAGRPEPHYVPKGQAWAGTDRQVRGAMMAVLRMADGPVPRDVLLGAVDLVHSGAEHAVELGKLLALGASDEQLVRSLDGLLADGLAEAVPAGVRLPG